One Euphorbia lathyris chromosome 1, ddEupLath1.1, whole genome shotgun sequence DNA segment encodes these proteins:
- the LOC136230686 gene encoding uncharacterized protein, which produces MERWTAMESNMGVPNLVAPKVEIDVVNDVGGKIGFLPNEGLGNVVGSIDVNDVGSRIGFFANQGLGNVVGNIDVNDVGSKIGFFANEALGNVVGNTNLFGEITGLYEGPGDLGGVSNGEVGFVNSVKVEELGKDESAAFNGILYEGPGKLGGVSNEEVGFVNSVKVEELEKDESALNGILYEGPGDLGDVSNEEVGFVNSVKVEELEEDGSARNGIPSGRKLEVCEDSMSFYVDFPGYLRENSSTAKRAACSEEIGDEEMAGLIGNFCIGDIVWIRRKSNSWWPGKIYDPLDALKYDVKSAQKNCLLVGGFGGEGVAWCLPSQLKRFHENFDEMVGENREMSFLLAISEAVHEAGKCFKSAVTCSSENSKPTNGEFPCTEAQVQQQKKDKDLLETFGGENSKPTNGELPCTEAQVQQQKKDKHLLGTFGGENSKPTNGEFPCTEAQVQQQKNDKDLLETFGGENSKPTAGELPCTEAQVQQEKKDKDLHLLETFGGENSKPTGGELPCIGAQVQQQKKDKDLIETFGGENSKPTDGELPCTEAQIQQQKKDKDLIETVGGDLNTTENNCRGKFHEGNVVPNDPASNFRKSKKKISKIEVESRDVSLSASLSQKETDILLSPATAENFELRERKKSKYLMYPYVNLENKGLRNEIEASKAQEAESEKTVLGSSVSKSSGKRVQKKWFRKLKSDSDVSSNPKLINASAVDLLSELCFTAVDCQYPNEQKDFDIIEWFFSKFRTSVYQDKSISEMQCKSVPGTGSSNEALPQNDSQETSQTLQDIQAAQKMQKKKNKKKEALPQNDSQETCQTLQDIKAAEKMQKKKNKKKDNSAKSKSESVHGISDVNINIATDDGILVKDSEIGPPTPSGKPTPKKKKKQGKASRDMQNNQLIGIPDLNGNGITGNFSVADSECMGRVGNEQNEMEMKAGLADAILSNAIPGVSLVDLQVPEPISLDAVSEHSKQEGVSARLPASNPGEASTIAEPAKKRRRRTKEKPVGGMPDIKNYDTVSEHSKKEGLSASLPASNPGESSTTAQPEKKRRRRKEKPIGGMPDIKNCDTVSEHSKEGLSASLPTSNLGEAGTTAQPEKKRRRRKERPIGGMPDIKNYGTVFEPGKEGLSASLPASVFEHSMERLSASLPVSVIEHSKEGPSASLPVSVVEHSKEGLSASLPVSVVEHSKEGPSASLPVSVVEHSKEGLSASLPVSVVEHSKEGLSASLPVSVVEHGKEGLSASLPASNPGEPSTTAQPEKKRRRRTKKAIGGMPDINNCVTVSEHSKEGLSAGLPASNPGEPSTMPQPAKKRRRWSKKNLMGGMPDMQMNIRTNGEASRTALLLMFAPGVSVPSKEVLLSTFCRFGLIREEEVLLSEDAGTAQVVFVKGSDAAEAAKSLEISKPFGATLVNHRLVLLSAPSSTSRFAGVGRPAKSNLSLPIPNPVETPPVDLMRQNLEMMTSVLEKSGDHLSPDMRAQLESEIKGLLKKMSSLPPPSST; this is translated from the exons ATGGAGCGCTGGACTGCTATGGAATCAAATATGGGGGTTCCAAATCTGGTTGCTCCGAAAGTTGAAATTGATGTTGTGAATGATGTTGGAGGCAAGATTGGATTCTTACCAAATGAGGGTCTGGGTAATGTAGTTGGGAGTattgatgtgaatgatgttggAAGCAGGATTGGATTCTTTGCAAATCAGGGTCTGGGTAATGTAGTTGGGAATATTGATGTCAATGATGTTGGAAGCAAGATTGGATTCTTTGCAAATGAGGCTCTGGGTAATGTAGTTGGGAATACTAATCTTTTCGGGGAGATAACCGGACTATATGAGGGTCCTGGGGATTTGGGTGGTGTAAGCAATGGGGAAGTTGGATTTGTAAATTCTGTGAAAGTTGAAGAGTTAGGGAAGGATGAATCAGCAGCGTTTAATGGCATTCTATATGAGGGTCCTGGGAAGTTGGGTGGTGTAAGCAATGAGGAAGTTGGATTTGTGAATTCTGTGAAAGTTGAAGAGTTAGAGAAGGATGAATCAGCGCTTAATGGTATTCTATATGAGGGTCCTGGGGATTTGGGTGATGTAAGCAATGAGGAAGTTGGATTTGTAAATTCTGTGAAAGTTGAAGAGTTAGAGGAGGATGGATCAGCGCGTAATGGCATTCCATCTGGTAGGAAGTTAGAGGTTTGTGAAGACAGTATGTCTTTTTATGTTGATTTTCCGGGTTATCTAAGGGAAAATAGTAGCACAGCTAAGAGGGCTGCTTGTTCTGAAGAAATTGGTGATGAGGAGATGGCAGGGTTAATTGGTAACTTTTGCATTGGAGATATAGTTTGGATCAGAAGAAAAAGTAATTCTTGGTGGCCGGGAAAGATTTATGATCCACTGGATGCACTGAAATATGATGTAAAGAGTGCCCAGAAGAATTGCCTGTTGGTTGGGGGTTTCGGTGGTGAAGGAGTTGCTTGGTGTTTGCCGTCTCAGTTAAAGCGTTTCCATGAGAACTTTGATGAGATGGTTGGAGAAAACAGGGAGATGAGCTTCCTCCTAGCCATATCGGAGGCAGTACATGAGGCTGGCAAGTGCTTTAAATCAGCTGTGACTTGTTCTAGCGAAAATTCAAAACCTACCAATGGAGAATTTCCATGCACAGAGGCTCAAGTTCAGCAACAAAAGAAGGATAAAGACCTGCTTGAAACTTTTGGAGGCGAAAATTCCAAACCTACCAATGGAGAATTGCCATGCACAGAGGCTCAAGTTCAGCAACAAAAGAAGGATAAACACCTGCTTGGGACTTTTGGAGGCGAAAATTCAAAACCTACCAATGGAGAATTTCCATGCACAGAGGCTCAAGTTCAGCAACAAAAGAACGATAAAGACCTGCTTGAGACTTTTGGAGGCGAAAATTCCAAACCTACCGCTGGAGAATTGCCATGCACAGAGGCTCAAGTTCAGCAAGAAAAGAAGGATAAAGACCTGCACCTGCTTGAGACTTTTGGAGGCGAAAATTCAAAACCTACGGGTGGAGAATTGCCATGCATAGGGGCTCAAGTTCAGCAACAAAAGAAGGATAAAGACCTGATTGAGACTTTTGGAGGCGAAAATTCAAAACCTACGGATGGAGAATTGCCATGCACGGAGGCTCAAATTCAGCAACAAAAGAAGGATAAAGACCTGATTGAGACTGTTGGAGGCGACCTGAATACTACTGAAAATAATTGCAGAGGCAAGTTTCATGAAGGAAATGTTGTGCCAAATGATCCTGCATCAAATTTCAGGAAGAGTAAGAAGAAGATAAGTAAAATTGAAGTTGAAAGTCGTGATGTTAGTCTATCTGCTTCTCTATCTCAGAAGGAAACAGACATCTTGCTATCTCCAGCAACGGCAGAGAACTTCGAGTtgagagaaaggaagaagagcAAGTACTTGATGTATCCCTATGTCAACTTGGAGAATAAGGGCTTGCGGAATGAAATTGAAGCTTCAAAGGCTCAAGAGGCAGAAAGTGAAAAAACGGTTCTTGGTTCATCAGTTTCTAAATCTAGTGGCAAAAGAGTTCAGAAGAAATGGTTCAGAAAATTGAAAAGTGATAGTGATGTATCCAGTAATCCAAAGTTGATCAATGCATCTGCAGTTGATTTGCTTTCTGAACTGTGTTTTACAGCTGTCGATTGTCAATATCCAAATGAGCAAAAAGATTTTGATATTATAGAGTGGTTCTTTTCAAAGTTCAGAACATCGGTATATCAGGACAAGTCTATTTCTGAGATGCAGTGTAAGAGTGTGCCTGGGACTGGGAGCAGCAACGAGGCATTGCCGCAGAATGATTCGCAGGAGACGAGCCAGACCTTGCAGGACATCCAAGCTGCGCAGAAgatgcagaagaagaagaacaagaagaaagagGCATTGCCGCAAAATGATTCGCAGGAGACATGCCAGACCTTGCAG GACATCAAAGCTGCAGAGAAgatgcagaagaagaagaacaagaagaaagatAATTCCGCTAAATCAAAAAGTGAATCTGTTCATGGAATATCCGATGTCAATATAAACATTGCAACAGATGATGGCATACTTGTAAAAGATTCTGAGATAGGTCCTCCTACGCCTAGTGGAAAACCAACgccaaagaagaaaaagaagcagGGGAAAGCATCTAGAGATATGCAAAACAACCAACTGATTGGCATACCGGATTTGAATGGTAATGGTATTACAGGTAATTTTTCAGTGGCGGATTCAGAGTGTATGGGCCGTGTTGGGAATGAGCAAAACGAGATGGAGATGAAAGCAGGCTTAGCAGATGCAATTTTAAGTAATGCCATACCGGGCGTGTCATTGGTAGATCTACAAGTGCCAGAACCAATTAGTTTAGATGCTGTCTCTGAACACAGTAAGCAGGAGGGGGTTTCTGCTCGTTTACCAGCTTCAAATCCTGGTGAAGCCAGCACAATAGCCGAACCtgcaaagaagagaagaaggcGAACAAAAGAGAAACCCGTAGGAGGGATGCCTGATATAAAGAACTATGATACTGTCTCTGAACACAGTAAGAAGGAGGGGCTTTCTGCTAGTTTACCAGCTTCAAATCCTGGTGAATCGAGCACAACAGCCCAACCTGAAAAGAAGAGAAGGCGAAGAAAAGAGAAACCGATAGGAGGGATGCCTGATATAAAGAACTGTGATACTGTCTCTGAACACAGTAAGGAGGGGCTTTCTGCTAGTTTACCTACTTCAAATCTTGGTGAAGCCGGCACAACAGCCCAACCTGAAAAGAAGAGAAGGCGGCGAAAAGAGAGACCGATAGGAGGGATGCCTGATATAAAGAACTATGGCACTGTCTTTGAACCCGGTAAGGAGGGGCTTTCTGCTAGTTTACCAGCTTCTGTCTTTGAACACAGTATGGAGAGGCTTTCGGCTAGTTTACCAGTTTCTGTCATTGAACACAGTAAGGAGGGGCCTTCGGCTAGTTTACCAGTTTCTGTCGTTGAACACAGTAAGGAGGGGCTTTCGGCTAGTTTACCAGTTTCTGTCGTTGAACACAGTAAGGAGGGGCCTTCGGCTAGTTTACCAGTTTCTGTCGTTGAACACAGTAAGGAGGGGCTTTCAGCTAGTTTACCAGTTTCTGTCGTTGAACACAGTAAGGAGGGGCTTTCGGCTAGTTTACCAGTTTCTGTCGTTGAACACGGTAAGGAGGGGCTTTCGGCTAGTTTACCTGCTTCAAATCCTGGTGAACCCAGCACAACAGCCCAACctgaaaagaagagaagaaggcGAACAAAAAAAGCTATAGGAGGGATGCCTGATATAAATAACTGTGTTACTGTCTCCGAACACAGTAAGGAAGGACTTTCTGCTGGTTTACCAGCTTCAAATCCTGGTGAACCCAGCACAATGCCCCAGCCTGCAAAGAAGAGAAGACGGTGGTCAAAAAAGAATCTAATGGGAGGGATGCCTGATATGCAGATGAACATTCGGACTAATGGAGAAGCTTCAAGGACTGCTCTGCTGTTGATGTTCGCTCCAGGAGTTTCCGTGCCTTCGAAAGAAGTTCTGTTGAGTACATTTTGCAGGTTTGGGCTCATAAGGGAGGAGGAAGTATTGTTGTCTGAGGATGCTGGTACTGCCCAAGTTGTTTTCGTAAAGGGCAGTGATGCTGCAGAAGCAGCTAAGAGTCTAGAGATTAGCAAACCCTTTGGTGCAACACTTGTGAACCACAGACTTGTTCTTCTTTCAGCTCCTTCTTCAACCAGTCGTTTTGCAGGAGTCGGAAGGCCTGCAAAATCAAACCTGTCACTCCCAATCCCGAACCCTGTGGAGACGCCTCCTGTTGATTTGATGAGACAGAATCTAGAAATGATGACATCAGTGCTGGAGAAGTCAGGAGACCATCTTTCTCCTGACATGAGAGCCCAATTGGAAAGTGAGATTAAAGGCCTTCTGAAAAAGATGAGCTCCCTGCCTCCTCCTTCATCTACTTaa
- the LOC136234958 gene encoding dof zinc finger protein DOF5.6, whose product MGLTSLQVCMDSISTDWLQGTIHEESGMDCSSPSGDMLTCSRPLIERRLRPPHDQALKCPRCDSTHTKFCYYNNYSLSQPRYFCKTCRRYWTKGGTLRNIPVGGGCRKNKKVAKKSNNDNINNPNASSNSSSSSPSLHLHPHHNHNHNPTDLQLSFPAEVQLSHINTILNQGGFSNGNPNFMLDQIQNPNNNRPIDFMESKLEAIVGSTSYDFMGNHNGIGDIHHHQNHQGLVPNYHNLYSGNSHPFGNMSSFDGSSGTNFMETCQRLMLPYDQIQNQGNGHDNDECSIDVKPNTKLLSLEWQDQGYSENGKDSSTFGYLNNSWSGMINGYGTSTTNPLV is encoded by the exons ATGGGACTCACTTCACTTCAAGTTTGCATGGACTCCATCTCCACTGATTGGCTCCAG GGAACGATTCACGAGGAGTCTGGAATGGATTGTTCATCACCATCAGGTGATATGTTAACATGTTCAAGGCCATTAATAGAGAGAAGGCTAAGGCCACCACATGACCAAGCTCTTAAATGTCCAAGGTGTGACTCAACACACACTAAATTTTGCTACTACAACAACTACAGCCTCTCTCAGCCCAGGTACTTCTGCAAGACTTGTAGAAGGTACTGGACTAAAGGTGGTACTTTAAGGAACATTCCTGTAGGCGGTGGCTgtagaaagaacaagaaagtAGCTAAGAAATCTAATAATGATAACATTAACAATCCTAATGCTTCTTCTaattcctcctcttcttctccctctcttcatcttcaccctcatcataatcataatcataaTCCTACTGATCTTCAGCTTTCTTTCCCTGCTGAAGTTCAGCTTTCTCACATCAATACCATACTGAATCAAGGGGGTTTTAGTAATGGAAACCCTAATTTCATGCTTGATCAAATTCAAAACCCTAACAATAATAGGCCTATTGATTTCATGGAGAGTAAGTTAGAAGCAATTGTGGGTTCAACCTCTTATGATTTCATGGGGAATCATAATGGAATTGGAGATATTCATCATCATCAAAATCATCAGGGGTTAGTACCAAATTATCATAATCTATATTCAGGTAATTCTCATCCATTTGGAAACATGTCTAGCTTTGATGGGAGCAGTGGGACTAATTTCATGGAAACATGTCAAAGGCTAATGCTTCCATATGatcaaattcaaaatcaaggaaaTGGTCACGATAATGATGAATGTTCAATTGATGTTAAGCCAAACACAAAGCTGTTATCACTGGAATGGCAAGATCAAGGTTACTCTGAGAATGGGAAAGACAGTAGTACATTTGGGTATCTAAACAATTCATGGAGTGGCATGATCAACGGTTATGGAACGTCCACGACCAATCCATTGGTGTAA